One window of Streptomyces sp. SUK 48 genomic DNA carries:
- a CDS encoding dihydroorotase, whose translation MSKILIRGAKVLGGEQRDVLIDGETIAEVGTALRAEGAEVIEAEGKVLLPGLVDLHTHLREPGREDSETVLTGTRAAASGGYTAVFAMANTFPVADTAGVVEQVWRLGREHGYCDVQPIGAVTVGLEGRKLAELGAMHESAAGVTVFSDDGKCVDDAVIMRRALEYVKAFGGVVAQHAQEPRLTEGAQMNEGVVSAELGLGGWPAVAEESIIARDVLLAEHVGSRVHICHLSTAGSVEIVRWAKSRGIQVTAEVTPHHLLLTDELVRTYNPVYKVNPPLRTERDVLALREALADGTIDIVATDHAPHPHEDKDCEWAAAAMGMVGLETALSVVQETMVDTGLLDWAGVADRMSARPAQIGQATGHGRPVSAGEPANLTLVDTAYRGQVDPAGFASRSRNTPYQGRELPGRVTHTWLRGKATLVDGKLT comes from the coding sequence ATGAGCAAGATCCTGATCCGCGGTGCGAAGGTGCTCGGCGGCGAGCAGCGGGACGTGCTGATCGACGGCGAGACCATCGCCGAGGTGGGGACCGCGCTCCGCGCCGAGGGCGCCGAGGTGATCGAGGCCGAGGGCAAGGTGCTGCTGCCGGGCCTGGTGGACCTCCACACCCATCTGCGCGAGCCCGGCCGCGAGGACTCCGAGACCGTCCTCACCGGCACCCGCGCGGCCGCGAGCGGTGGTTACACCGCCGTGTTCGCCATGGCCAACACCTTCCCCGTCGCCGACACCGCCGGCGTCGTCGAGCAGGTCTGGCGGCTCGGCCGGGAGCACGGCTACTGCGACGTCCAGCCCATCGGCGCCGTCACTGTCGGCCTGGAGGGCAGGAAGCTCGCCGAACTCGGCGCCATGCACGAGTCCGCCGCCGGGGTCACCGTCTTCTCCGACGACGGCAAGTGCGTGGACGACGCGGTGATCATGCGCCGGGCCCTGGAGTACGTGAAGGCGTTCGGCGGCGTCGTCGCCCAGCACGCCCAGGAGCCCCGGCTGACCGAGGGCGCCCAGATGAACGAGGGCGTCGTCTCCGCCGAACTCGGCCTCGGCGGCTGGCCCGCCGTCGCCGAGGAGTCGATCATCGCCCGCGACGTCCTGCTCGCCGAGCACGTCGGCTCCCGCGTCCACATCTGCCACCTGTCGACCGCCGGCTCCGTCGAGATCGTCCGCTGGGCCAAGTCCCGCGGCATCCAGGTCACCGCCGAGGTCACCCCGCACCACCTGCTGCTCACCGACGAGCTGGTGCGCACCTACAACCCCGTCTACAAGGTCAACCCGCCGCTGCGCACCGAGCGCGACGTCCTGGCGCTGCGCGAGGCCCTCGCCGACGGCACGATCGACATCGTCGCCACCGACCACGCCCCGCACCCGCACGAGGACAAGGACTGCGAGTGGGCCGCCGCCGCCATGGGCATGGTGGGCCTGGAGACCGCGCTGTCGGTGGTGCAGGAGACCATGGTCGACACGGGTCTGCTGGACTGGGCCGGCGTCGCCGACCGGATGTCCGCCAGGCCCGCGCAGATCGGACAGGCCACCGGACACGGCCGTCCCGTCTCGGCCGGTGAGCCTGCCAACCTCACCCTGGTCGACACGGCATACCGTGGCCAGGTGGACCCCGCGGGCTTCGCCTCGCGCAGCCGCAACACCCCCTACCAGGGGCGCGAGCTGCCGGGCCGTGTGACGCACACGTGGCTGCGGGGCAAGGCCACGCTCGTCGACGGGAAGCTCACGTGA
- the carA gene encoding glutamine-hydrolyzing carbamoyl-phosphate synthase small subunit, with protein MTTSTRGAAKTPAVLVLEDGRTFRGRAYGAVGETFGEAVFSTGMTGYQETLTDPSYDRQIVVATAPQIGNTGWNDEDDESGRIWVSGYVVRDPARVPSNWRAKRSLDDELERQGVVGISGIDTRALTRHLRERGSMRAGVFSGEALAAEPELLARVQAQPHMKGASLYEEVATKEAYVVPAVGEKKFTVAAIDLGIKGMTPHRMAERGIEVHVLPATATAEEIYAVAPDGVFFSNGPGDPATADGPVALMTAVLERRTPLFGICFGNQILGRALGFGTYKLKYGHRGINQPVQDRTTGKVEVTAHNHGFAVDAPLDQVSDTKFGRAEVSHVCLNDDVVEGLQLLDQPAFSVQYHPEAAAGPHDAAYLFDRFVSLMEGQRA; from the coding sequence ATGACGACCTCCACCAGGGGAGCCGCGAAGACTCCCGCCGTACTCGTCCTGGAGGACGGCCGCACCTTCCGCGGCCGTGCCTACGGGGCCGTGGGGGAGACCTTCGGCGAGGCCGTGTTCTCCACCGGTATGACCGGCTACCAGGAGACCCTGACCGACCCGTCGTACGACCGCCAGATCGTCGTCGCCACCGCCCCCCAGATCGGCAACACGGGCTGGAACGACGAGGACGACGAGTCGGGCCGCATCTGGGTCTCCGGCTACGTGGTCCGCGACCCCGCCCGCGTGCCGTCCAACTGGCGCGCCAAGCGCTCCCTGGACGACGAGCTGGAGCGGCAGGGCGTCGTCGGCATCTCCGGTATCGACACCCGCGCCCTCACCCGCCATCTGCGCGAGCGCGGCTCCATGCGCGCCGGCGTCTTCTCCGGCGAGGCGCTCGCCGCCGAGCCGGAGCTGCTGGCCCGGGTGCAGGCCCAGCCCCACATGAAGGGCGCGAGCCTCTACGAGGAGGTCGCCACCAAGGAGGCGTACGTCGTCCCCGCGGTCGGCGAGAAGAAGTTCACCGTCGCCGCGATCGACCTCGGCATCAAGGGCATGACCCCGCACCGCATGGCCGAGCGCGGCATCGAGGTGCACGTCCTGCCCGCCACCGCCACCGCCGAGGAGATCTACGCCGTCGCCCCCGACGGTGTGTTCTTCTCCAACGGCCCCGGCGACCCCGCCACCGCGGACGGCCCGGTCGCCCTGATGACCGCCGTTCTGGAGCGCCGGACGCCGCTGTTCGGCATCTGCTTCGGCAACCAGATCCTCGGCCGCGCCCTCGGCTTCGGCACCTACAAGCTGAAGTACGGCCACCGGGGCATCAACCAGCCGGTCCAGGACCGTACGACCGGCAAGGTCGAGGTCACCGCGCACAACCACGGCTTCGCCGTCGACGCGCCGCTCGACCAGGTCAGCGACACGAAGTTCGGCCGCGCCGAGGTCTCGCACGTCTGTCTGAACGACGACGTCGTGGAGGGGCTCCAGCTGCTCGACCAGCCCGCCTTCTCCGTCCAGTACCACCCCGAAGCGGCGGCCGGCCCGCACGACGCCGCCTACCTGTTCGACCGCTTCGTTTCCCTGATGGAGGGCCAGCGTGCCTAA